The window TCGGCACCAAGGCCATCGCCACCCTCTCGACCGGCTACCTGAACGCCCTGGAGTACGCCAAGAGCCGGGTGCAGGGCGCCGACCTGACCCAGATGGCGGACAAGACCGCGCCGCGCGTCACGATCACCCACCACCCGGACGTCCGCCGCTCGCTGCTGCTGCAGAAGGCGTACGCCGAGGGCCTGCGCGCCCTGGTCTGCTACACCGCCACCTGGCAGGACAAGGTCGCCATCGCCGAGGCGGCGGGCGACGAGAAGGCGACCAAGCTCGCCAAGCGGGTCAACGACCTGCTCCTCCCGCTGGTCAAGGGCGTCGGCTCGGAGCGGGCGTACGAGCTGCTCGGGCACGAGTCGCTGCAGACCTTCGGTGGCTCCGGCTTCCTCCAGGACTACCCCCTGGAGCAGTACGTCCGGGATGCGAAGATCGACACCCTCTACGAGGGCACGACGGCGATCCAGAGCCTCGATCTCATCTTCCGGAAGATCGTCCGGGACAACGGCAAGGCCCTGATGGCGGTCGCCGGCGAGATCCAGGAGTTCATCGCCACCGAGGCCGGCAACGGTCAGCTCAAGGAGGAGCGGCTGGCGCTGGGCAAGGCGCTCGCCGAGATCCAGAACATGCTGGGCGTCATGACCGGCTGGCTGGGCGAAGCGCAGGGCGGCGACACCCGGGCGCTCTACAAGGTCGGCCTGAGCAGCCGCCGCTTCCTGCTGGCGATCGGCGACCTGGTCGTCGGTTGGCTGCTCCAGAAGCAGGCCGACGTGGCCCTGAAGGCCCTGGCCGGCGAGGTCTCCGCCGCCAACAAGGCGTTCTACACCGGCAAGGTGGCCGCCGCCCGGTTCTTCGCCCGCGAGGTGCTGCCCCGCATCGGCGCCGACCGGCGGATCGTCGAGAGCACCGACCTGGACGTCATGGACCTCCCGGAGGAAGCCTTCTGAGGTACGCCGTAGCGCGCCACGGCGCGGCGGCGGGGTCGGGAACGACCCGGAGATGATCGGCACGACGGCCGGCGGGCAACAGCTCGCCGGCCGTCGTCGTCCACCCGCCGGCCGGCCCCGAAACCGCCCCGGGCGTCGCCGAAGGTGTCGTCGGAGGCACGCGAGTCACCCCCGAAAGAGCGTGCTCCCGCCGCCTCCGCCCCTCGCGCCAGCGCGCTCCGCGCTGCCAGCGCCCCCTCGCGCGAGCGTGCTCCCGCTGCCTCCGCCCCTCCGCCCCTCCGCCCCTCCGCCCCTCCGCGCGAGCCTGGTCTCGCTGCCTCCGACCGTCGCGAGCCTGGTTCGCTGCCTTTCGTCGGCGGCCCGCACCCTGCACCACGAGGGCACGTCAGGTCGCCGCCCGGCGCTGTCCACCCCACCCCACCCCACCCCCCCCGCCGCGCCGCGCACGTTGATCATGAAGTTATGGCCTACGGAAAGCGCATTCCAAGGCAATAACCTCATGATCAACACCGAAAAGGGTGCGGAAGTGCGGGCAGGGGCGCGGCCGGGCCTGGGCGGGGCTGAGGCGGGGCTGGGCCCAGGTCGGGTGCGGAGTGGGTCTGGGATCAAGCCGACCACGCAGCGTCATCAATCGGCCGCCTCTCCGACTTGCCCCTCGCCGCCCTTTGCTCTGCATCCACGGAGGCGCCAGCAACTCTGGGTGCCTGTTGCGTCCATGGATGCAGAGCAAAGCGTCTGGGGAGGGGTGCCGGTGGGGGTGTCGGTCGCATCCAGTGGTTAGCAATTAGGCATGATGCCCGTTTTTGCGGGCGGTGCTGCCTGGTGGCCGTAGTTACGGCGAGTAGCGGCACGGATTTTGGGGTTGCAGTCACCGTGTGCAGTCGTGGCGGCGCAATCGGGTCGGTCCGGAAGAGCGGTGGCTGGCCCGCCGGTGTGGGTTCCGCCAGCTATTCGGGGACGCCATCCGGGTAGCCGGGCGGTGTGGCGGGTAACCGTCGCGAGGCCACGTCAGAGAACGCCCAGAGCCACCGCACGGGGGAGTGCAGCGCACATGGGCATTGGTAGCGGAATCTTCCTGATCGCCATCGGCGCGATCCTGACCTTCGCCATCAGAGCCAACGTCTGGTGGGTCGACCTGCGCGCGGTCGGCTGGGTGTTCATCCTGGCCGGGCTGGGCGTCCTGCTCACCACGCTCTGGTTCTGGCAGGACCGGCGGAAGCGGGCGCGGACCCTGATCGTCGAGGAGAACCGGCTCTCGCACCCGACCGCGATGATGCCGCCGCCGCCCGATCCGCCGCCGCCGACGGCACCACCGTCCTGAGCCACCACTGGTGGCGTCACCGTCTTGAGCCACCCGCCACGTACCGGCGGGTGGCTCAGCCGCGTGCGGTGTGGCGGTCGGTGATCGGTGCCCTGCGAGGGCCCAGTTCCGGCCAGTCGACGTCGGGCCGGTGCACCACCACGTCGCTGGTGCCCAACCCGTCCTGGTCCGCCCGCTCCGGGTCGAGCAGCGCCGAGAGGAGCGAGATGCCCGGGTTGTGCGCGATCAGCAGCACCGTACGGGCGGTCGGGTCGACGTCCCGGACCAGCGTCAGCAGGTCCTCCGGGTGCGCCTCGTACGCGTCGGCCTCGTAGCGCACGACGGGAGCGGGGCCGGCCGAGCCGCCCTCCGGTGGGGAGCCGGTCATGCCCATCGCCACGCCGTGCCACGTCTCCCGGGTGCGCCGGGCGGCCGAGCAGATGACCACGTCCGGCAGCAGGTCGTGCTTGGCCAGCCAGGCGCCGGCCGCGGCCGCGTCGGCCTGACCCCGTACGGCCAGGGGACGCTGCACGTCCGGCACCACCTCGCCGGGCGGCTCAGCCTTGGCGTGCCGGAGCAGTACCAGCGTGCGTCCCCGGGCGGAAGCGTCGGTCATGTCCTCAGCTTGCCCGATTGGCGATCAGAGCGCTTGGGTAAGTCGATGGGTGCCGCAACCTCACCGATGGCCGCGGCGGAAGAAAACGCCAGGGGACAGCCGAGGAGGCGACGAGATGGGCTTTGGTGGCAGTATCTTCCTGATCGCGTTGGGTGCGATCTTCGCGTTCGCCGTGGAGGCGGATCTGGGCTGGCTCAACCTGGCCGTGGTGGGCTGGGTGCTGATGCTCGCCGGCGTGGCCGGTCTGCTGCTCACCCTCCACTTCTGGAACTCGCGCCGTCGGGCCGTGGTCGCCCCGGTGCGCGGTGAGCGCGTGGTCGCCGAGCAGGTCGTGCCGGTGCGGGACGACCGGGTCGTGGAGGAGTACCGCGAGGTGCGTCAGCCGCGCCGGACCGTCTGACGTCAGGACGGGACAGCTTCTTTTCCGGGGGCTCCGCCAGGCGGCGGGGCCCCCGGATGCGTGTCCGTCAGGCGAAGAGGGCGAAGTAGATGGCGATGTGGTGGCAGAGCGCGGCCACGAGCGTGCAGGCGTGGAAGAACTCGTGGTGGCCGAAGACGGTGGGCCAGGGGTTGGGCCGGCGGAGCGCGTAGAAGACCGCGCCGACGCTGTAGATCGCGCCGCCCACGATGAGCAGCACCAGGGCGGTGACGCCCCCCTGGTGCAGGATGTCAGGCAGCATCGCGACCGAGACCCAGCCGAGCGCCAGGTAGAGCGGCGCGGAGACCCAGCGCGGGGCGTGCGGCCAGACCAGCTTGACCGCCACGCCGGCGAGCGCACCGCCCCAGACCAGCGCCAGCATGATCGTGGCCGGTCGGGGTTCCAGCAGCAGTACGCAGAACGGCGTGTAGGTGCCGGCGATGAACACGAAGATCATCGAATGGTCCATCCGGCGCATGATCTGGTAGCCGCGCTCGGACCACACCCGCCGGTGATAGAGCGCGCTCGTGCCGAAGAGCCCGCAGACCGTCAGGCTGTAGATGAGGCAACTGACCAGCGGGGCCCAGCCGGGCCGGGTGGCGGCGACGGCGCTGAGCACGATGCCGCAGAGTCCGGCGACGAAGAATGCGTACGTGTGGAGCCAGCCGCGCATCCGGGGCTTACCGATGTCGACCGGCTTCAGTCGAAGCGGGGCGGGGGTGGTCACGCCATTAGGTTACGACACCGTAGGTTACTTTCAAGTAGTGCGTCCGGTCACGTGGGACGACGGTCGACCGACCCTGGTGCCATGCGCCGGTCGGGGAGTATGGCGGCATGCGGATCCGACCCGTCGGTGCCCACGCCCTGCTGATCGACTGTGCCGACGCCGACCAGGTGGAGGCGTGGCGGGCCGAGCTGTGGCGGCGGCGCGAACGCGGTGAGCTGACTGCCGTCGAGATCGTGCCGGCGGCCACCACCGTCCTGCTCGACGGGGTGCCGGACCCGGCCACGGCGGCCGCGCGGATCGCCGCGTGGCCGCCTGGACCAGCCGCACCGCGGAGCGCCGCGCCGACCGTCGCCGCCGCGCCGACCGCCGCTGCCGCGCCGACCGTCGCCGGGGAGGCTCCCGAGGCCGCGGCCGAACTGGTCGAGGTTCCGGTGACGTACGACGGGGAGGACCTGGCTCTCGTCGCCGAGCACTGGGGCGTGGACGTGCCGGCGGTGGTCGACCGGTTGCGGCGTACCCCGTTCCGGGTGGCCTTCTGCGGCTTCGCCCCCGGGTTCGCCTACCTCACCGGGCTGCCCGCCGAACTGGCGGTGCCCCGGCTGCCCACCCCGCGCTCCCGGGTGCCGGCCGGCTCGGTCGCCCTGGCCGGCCCGTACGCCGGGATCTATCCGGCGGCTTCGCCCGGCGGCTGGCTGCTGGTCGGGCGTACCACGATGGGCCTCTTCGACGTGCACGCCGACCCGCCCGCCCGGCTCACCCCGGGCACCCGCGTACGCCTGGTGGCCGCGTGACCCCGGTGGTCGAGGTGCTCCGCGCCGGGGCGCTGACCACCGTCCAGGACCTGGGTCGGGCCGGCTGGGCGCACCTCGGCGTACCCCGGTCGGGCGCGCTCGACCCGGCGGCGCTGCGGCTGGCCAACCGGCTCGTCGGCAACCCGGAGTCCGCCGCTGGCCTGGAGATCACGATGACCGGCTGCGAGCTGCGGTTCCTCCGCGCGACGGCGGTCGCGGTGACCGGTGCCGAGGCCGCCGTGCGGGTCGGCGACCGCCCCGGTGACGTGGGTCGGCCGCTGTCGGTGCCGGCGGGCGCCGTGCTGCGGATCGGCCCGCCCCGCGATGGCCTGCGCAACTGGCTCGCGGTCGGCGGCGGGTTCGCCGTCGAGCCGGTGCTCGGCAGCCGCGCCACCGACACCCTCTCCGGGCTCGGCCCGCCGCCACTGCGCGACGGCGACCGGTTGCCCCTGGGCGCACCGGCCGGGCCGCCCGCCCCGGTGGACGTCACCGTCGGGGCGCCCACCCCGACCGACCTGCGGCTGACCCTGCGCCTCGGCCCGCGCGACGACTGGTTCACCGCCACCGCGCTGGACCGGCTGTTCGGCAGCGCGTACACGGTGAGCCCGGTCAGCAACCGGGTCGGCGCGCGACTCACCGGCGCGGCGCTGCCCCGCGCGGTGGCCGGGGAACTGCCCAGCGAGGGCATCGTGCTCGGGGCGGTGCAGGTGCCGGCGGACGGCCAACCGTTGATCTTCCTCGCCGACCATCCGACCACCGGCGGGTACCCCGTCGTCGGGGTGGTGGACGACGTGACCCCGCTCGCGCAGGCCCGGCCAGGGACTACGGTCAGGTTCCATGGACCTCAACGCTGACCTCGGCGAGGGATTCGGCATCTGGCGACTCGGCGACGACGCCGCGCTGCTGGACCTCGTCACCTCCGCCAACGTCGCCTGCGGCTTCCACGCCGGCGACGCGTCCACCATGCGCCGGGTCTGCGAGGGTGCCGCCGAGCGCGGGGTGGCCGTCGGCGCGCAGGTCGGCTACCGGGACCTCGCCGGCTTCGGCCGGCGGCACATCGCGTACGCCTTCGCGGAGCTGCGCGACGAGGTCACCTACCAGCTCGGCGCCCTGGACGCGTTCTGCCGGCTGTTCCGCACCCGGGTCCGCTACCTGAAGCCGCACGGGGCGCTCTACCACGCCGCCGCCCGCGACGAGACTCAGGCGGCGGCGCTGGTCGCGGCGGTCGGCGACTACGACGACCAGCTGCCGCTGCTCTGCCTGCCCGGCTCGGTCCTCGCCCAGCTCGCCGCCGGCGCCGGGCTGCGGGTGGTCGCCGAGGGCTTCGCCGACCGGGGCTACCTGCCCAACGGCTCGCTGGTGCCGCGCACCGCACCCGGGGCGTTGGTCACCGACCCGGAGGAGGTGGCCGCCCGGGCCGTGCGGATGGCCACCGAGCGGTCCGTGGTCGCGGTCGACGGCAGCGTCGTCCCGTGCCCGGTCGAGTCGATCTGCCTGCACGGCGACACCCCCGGCGCGGTCCGCTGCGCCGAACTGGTGCGCGCCGCCCTGATCGACGCGGGGGTGACGCTCACTCCGTTCGCGTGACGTCAGGCGTCGTCCAGGCCCCTGAGCACCAGCGGGAGCCGGGCGGCGGCACCCTCGACCACCCGGACCGGTACGCCCCAGTCCTGCCGGGTCAGGTGGCAGGCCGCGTGCTCGACGTCCGCGTCGCAGGTCGCCGCCTGCGCGGTCACCTGGAGCACGCCCCCGGCCACCGTGCCGTCGACCACCAGCCGGCGGGACAGCTCGGTGCCGGTCCCCGCCCCCTCCAGCAGCAGCTCCGGCGGCGACGCCGACACCACCAGTCGCGTCGACGGGCCGTACGTCTCGTCGAGCTTCTGCCCCGGCGCGGGCGTGAAGATCACGTCCAGGGTCACCTCGCCGGCCGCCACGTCGGTGGGCTTGCGCTCGGTGCGGTGCCGGGGACCGTCGACGGTGCTGGCGCCGGCCGCCGAGAGCGCGCCGGGCGCCAGCCGGGTCAGCCGGTGCGCGGCGGACTCCACCACCAGCACCTCGCCGGCCGGGGTGAGCACCAGGTCGCTCGGCTCGGCGAGCCCGTCGGCGACCGTCGAGACCCGGTTGCTCTCCGGGTCGAAGCGGCGGACCGCCCCGTTGTACGTGTCGGCCACCAGCACCGAGCCGTCCGGCAGCGCGCACACCCCCAGCGGGTGCTGGAGCAGCGCCTCCGCCGCTGGCCCGTCGACGTGCCCGAAGTCGAAGAGTCCCTGCCCGACGGCGGTGCCCATGACGTCGTTCTCGACGTACCGGATCGCGCTGGTCTCGCTGTCGGCCACCCAGAGCCGGGCGCCGTCGGCGGAGACGGAGAGGCCGGACGGCTGCGCCATCCACGCCTCGGCCAGCAGGCCGTCGCGCAGGGCCTCGACGGTCGTGCCCGCGTACATGCCGGCGGTGCGTTTCACCGGGTCGAACCACCAGAGCTGGTGGATGCCGGCCATCGCGATGACGACCTTGTCGTCGTACCAGGCCAGGTCCCAGGGGGAGGAGAGGTCGACCGAGAGCGCGTCGTGCGAGTGGTCGTCGACCGTGGAACGCCACTGCCGGCCGGTGCCGGCGACTGTCACCACCTCGCCGTCGGCCAGCCGTACGCCGCGCAGCAGGTGGTTGACGGTGTCGGCGACGACGAGGTCGTAGCCGGCCACCTCGGCGGTGTGCGCCGGCAGCAGGCACAGCCCCTGCGGCTCGGAGAAGGTGGCCGCCCCGGCGGGACCGTCGACCCGGCCCCGGCTGCCCGTGCCGATCCGCCGCACCAGCGTCTCGCCGTCGGGGGCCAGTTCCGCCAGCGAGTGCCGGGCCGAGTCGGACACCAGCAGGTTGCCGTTCTCCAGCAGCACCGCCTTGCCCGGGAAGCGCAGCGTGGTCTGCGGCTCGGCGGGCGGGACGTACGGGCCGTCGCCCCGGTGCAGGGTGCCCTTGGCCTCGTGGGTGGCGATGAGGTCGTCGACGAGGCGGGCGAGCCCTTCGGCGTGACCCTCGCCGGCCATCGTCGCCACCACGTAGCCCTCGGGGTCGATCACCGACAGGGTGGGCCAGGCGCGGGCCGCGTACTGCTGCCACATGTCCAGCTCGGGGTCGTCGAGCACGGGGTGGTGGACGCCGTACCGTTCCACGGCGGCGGCCAGCGCGTCCGGGTCCTTCTCGTGCTCGAACTTCGGCGAGTGCACGCCGATCACGACGAGCACGTCGCCGTACTTCTCCTCCAGCGGGCGCAGCTCGTCGAGCACGTGCAGGCAGTTGATGCAGCAGAACGTCCAAAAGTCAGCGATCACGATCTTGCCCCGCAGATCGGACAGCTTCAGCTCTCGCCCACCCGTGTTGAGCCACTGCCGGCCCCGCAGTTCGGGGGCACGTACGCGCGGTGTCGTTCCCATGCCCGCCAGCCTGCCACGTCGGGCTTGCGTGAAGTCGGACCCGTGACCCGGACGACAGCGGCGAGCCGGGCTAGCGGGCGCGGGCCCAGCCGGTGAAGCGCACCGCCAAATCCGCCGGCGGGCTGCCGTGGTCCAGCCCGGCGAGTTCCTCGGCGGCCTCGGCGCACAGCGCGGCGAGGTGGATCATCAGCGCGTCGCGGTTCCCGCGGTACTTCGCGAGCAGGAGGAGCTTCGCCGTCGAGCAGGGCCACGCCACCCCGCAGGCGCCACAGCGCCAGGTGGGACGGCTGGGGACGTGGGCGCGGACGTGCACCATCAGCCCACCGCCACGCGGGGGCGGGCCGGTGGCCGGCGGGAGAGGGCAGGCCGGGCCGGGGGTGGCGCGGTGACGACCCACTCAAGACCCTCGCGCAGGACGAACAGCTCGCGCTTCGCCACCGCGCGGCCCCTGGCGTCGAGCTGGTAACCCTCGAACCAGAGCCAGCCGTACGGCGGGAAGCGGTCGACGAGTTCGCGGATCACGCGGACGCGCATCGGGGTCACGAACTGCGGCGACGCCGCCCGGGTCAGGTGGAGGACCTCGCCGGCCCGCAGCATCCGTACGGGAGGCGGTGTTCGGGCGGTCACTGCGGACCCCGGTTGCACCGGGCAGACCAGCGCGACGCGGGGACGACGTTGCTCACGCGGCCTGGCCCCCGGTACGGCGGGATGAAGGGACCGATCGGCCCCGGGACGACCGGGCGGGCCGGCGGCGGGTCGCGCCTCGGCGTGGGTGTCGGTGTCGGCCTCTCCTCGGGCATGGCTCCCCCTCGTGCGGCGGGTGGTGGGAGGGCCGGCCCGGCTGCTCGCAGAGCGGCCCCCGTCAGCGCGGCCGGCGGGCTCCCATCGCCTCCACCGGCTCACGCCGTCTACAAAGCACTCTGCCGAGGGTTGCTGGACAATCACACAGCGTTAGATGATTTCTCGGGAACGTTCTGATCGCTCCAGAGGGGACGCGGCATGAACCATGCATTTGTGGCGGCGCTCGCCGAGGCGTGCGAGACAGCCGAAAGCCTGGGAGGCCGCCTCGGAATTCATCCCAAGACCGTTGCTCGGTGGGCAAACCCGGGACGTATCCCGCAGAGTCGACATCGTGCGGAAGTAGCGAAGATCCTCGGCAAGAACGTGTCGGAACTCTGGCCGGACACGCTGAACCGCCGGGAACCTGTGTGGTTCAGACCGTGGGTCGACATCGAGCGTGAGGCCGTAGCCCTACGGGCGTTCCAGCTCGCCTGGGTGCCGGGCCTCCTTCAGACCGAGGCTTATGCGCGGGCCACGTTCACCGGCCAGCCGCTAGCCAAAGACGAGGTGGGTGAGTTGGTCGCGGCGCGTGTCGCCCGTCAGGGGATCCTGACTCGTGATCGAGGACCCCTGTTCGTCGCGGTGCTCGACGAGGGGATCATCCGTCGTCCCGCAGCAGGAGACCGGAGACTCATGGCCGAGCAGCTAGCCCATTTGGTGCGGTGTGCCGAGATGCCGAACGTTCAACTCCACGTCGTGCCACGTGAGACAGCGACTTATCCAGGCCTCGACGGACCGTTCACGCTCGCCGAACTTCCCGACGGGACGCGGGTGGCGCACGTCGATAGCCAAGCGCGCGCACAAATAGTCGACCAAACATCCGACATTGCTACGCTGGAGCACCGGTGGGAACGCATACGGGGCGAGGCTCTTCCCCGAGGGCGCTCCTTGGAACTTCTCAGAGAAGCGGCGGCATCATGGACCTGACCGGCGCGCAGTGGCGCAAGAGCACGAAGAGCGGTGGCAACGGCGGCGACTGCGTCGAGGTGGCCGACAACCTTCCCGGCGTCGTAGGGGTCCGCGACTCGAAGGATCCGACCGGCCCGGCCCTTCTCTTCGCCCCGGCCGCCTGGCGGGTCTTCGTCGCGCAGGTCGCCGATCAGTCCTGAACCACCAGACCCCGAAAGCGCCCGTCCCCGATCCCGGAGGCGGGCGCTTTCCGTTTCCGTACCACGGTCACTGCCGTTTTCCGCAGCCGTTCCACGGCGCTGCCGGCCGGAAACGGCGGCGGGGCCACGGTCTCCCGTGGCCCCGCCGTCGTCTTCGTCTGCTACTGGCCCGCCGGCTTGAGGCAGAGCACGCGGTTCGTCCCGCCGCCCTTGAGCACCACGTGCGGCTGGGTCGGGTCGGCGCACTTGTCCTTCGCGTCCACCTTGGAGACCACGGTGAAGGCGCCCGCCTCGCCGCACTCCGCCGCCGCCGCCGTCTCGCCCGACTTCTTCACGCAGCTGCCGACCGCCGGGTCGAACGCCGGGGCCGGGTCGTCGCCGCCGACCTTGCCGAGCAGCATGAGCAGCCCCAGCGGCACCGCCAGGATGAGCACCGCCGCGACGAGCACCGCGGCGAGCACCCGGCCGTTGCGGATCTTGGGCGTGGGGGCCGGCTCGGTCTTCGGCTCCGCGATCGGCTTGAACGAGTCGAAGCGGTTCTGCTCCTGCTCCGGGCCGCCCTGGTCCCAGGGACCGGGCTGCTGCGGGGGTGGGGGGAACGCCGACGGGAACGCGCCGCCCGACGTGGGCGCGGCGGTCGGGGCGGGCCCGTAGCCGGGTGCCGCGCCGCCGGCGTTCGGCGTACCGAAGGGGTCGGCGGGCCGGTCGGCGCTGTCGTGCGGCCGGACCCCGTTCACCGGCCGGTCGCTGGCCGGCGGGTCGACGAAGGACGGTACGCCCGGCGGGAAGGCCGGGGGCGCGGCCGGGGAGGCGGGCGCCATCGGGGCGACCGCGCCGAAGACGGCGGTCCCGCTCGGTGCCCGGTCCCGGTCGTCGAAGCGGCCCTCGTGGCCCTGGTCGAACCGGTTGTCCGGGCCCTGGTCGAACCGGCTCTCGGTGCCCTGGTCGAACCGGTTGTCCTGACCCTGGTCGAAGCGCGGGTCCGGTCCTTGGCCGAAGCGCGGGTCCGGTCCCTGCTCGAAGCGCGGATCCGGTCCCTGGCCGAAGCGCGGGTCCGGCCCCTGGTCGAAGCTGGGCGCCGGCGCGTGGTCCGGCCGGTGTCCGCGCGGGTCCTCCTGCTCCGGCTCGTCCGCCGGCTCAGGGCGGGCCGGTCGGCCGTACACCCGAGGCTGCGGCGCGGGCGCACCGCCCGGTCGCAGGGCCTGGTCGGTCGGCGGCAGCACCCGGCTGGCCAGCGGCACCGAGGCGCTCGCCGAGACGCTGCCGGCGGCCGGTTCGGCACCCTCCGGCGACGGTACGGCCGCCCGCCCGCCCACCTCCGGCGAGGTGCGCGGCGCGGGGACCGCAGGACCGGCGGGTGACTGCGGCTCGTCGTGCCGGGAGCCGGCCTGGGCCCAACCCGGCTGCTCCTGCTCGTACGCCGGCAGGCCGCCGTCCCGGCCGGGCTGCTCGGGGGCGAACTGGGCCGGCGGCGCGTAGTCGACGGGCGGGGCGGAGGCCAGGCTGGCGCCGGGCACCCGCTGCTCCTGCGGCGGCAGCGGCACGGCGTTGGCCGGCGAGATGCCGGGCCCCGGTGCGGGCTGGTAGATCGGGGGTTCCTCGGCCCGCTCCGGCTCCCAGCCGTTGCCGGCCCGGCCCGGGGCGGGCTCGCCCGCCTCCGCGCGGCCCCACACCTCGTCCGCCGACCACGGCTCGACGTCCGGTACGGCCGGGCGCTCGGCGGCGTTGCCGGCCCACTGCGGCGGGTTCTCCGCAGCGGGACCCCACGGCTTCGGACCGCCGTCGCCGGGTACCGGGACGGAGGCGCGGCCGGGCGGGGTGGAGGTGGGCTGCGGGGCACCCCAGCCGTTCGCGTCCCGGTCGTCGGACTGCGAGGGTACGGACGCGGCACCCCGTGGGGAGCGCTCGTCCCGGGCCGGCCACTCGCCGCCCTGGGGCTGGTCGTCCCGGGGCGCGTCGTCGCGGGAGGCGGCCCAGGTGCCACCCGGAGGCTGCTCCGCACCGGCGTCCCAGCCGGGCTGCTCGCCCTGCTGCTGCTCGGTGCCGGACCAGCCGCCGGAGCGG is drawn from Micromonospora sp. NBC_01740 and contains these coding sequences:
- a CDS encoding LppU/SCO3897 family protein; the protein is MTSEGTHHPGQQPDEVSPGAGGPAPYGDRPAQQDNSYGAGAPDLGWAPPPPSERPNPPAWGAQGEQPPAPAWAAQAPQQTDPAQSGQWGPSGASPQPPQPPWPGAQEQAGPAWAAAAPQPPHAAPEQPAWGSGEQASPAWAQPEPAARVPQPAPAPTPQPWPAQDDPNRSGGWAGDQQQQDEQPRPGGWAGGATPDDRPAQGDWAAQQNDADRPGDGQQQDDPNRSGGWQQDDPNRSGGWQQDDPNRSGGWAGGQQQAEQPAWGSGEQASPAWAQPEPAARGAARVPQPAPAPTPQPWPAQDDPSRSGGWNAESPQDPANGWNPGQQQDDPNRSGGWSGTEQQQGEQPGWDAGAEQPPGGTWAASRDDAPRDDQPQGGEWPARDERSPRGAASVPSQSDDRDANGWGAPQPTSTPPGRASVPVPGDGGPKPWGPAAENPPQWAGNAAERPAVPDVEPWSADEVWGRAEAGEPAPGRAGNGWEPERAEEPPIYQPAPGPGISPANAVPLPPQEQRVPGASLASAPPVDYAPPAQFAPEQPGRDGGLPAYEQEQPGWAQAGSRHDEPQSPAGPAVPAPRTSPEVGGRAAVPSPEGAEPAAGSVSASASVPLASRVLPPTDQALRPGGAPAPQPRVYGRPARPEPADEPEQEDPRGHRPDHAPAPSFDQGPDPRFGQGPDPRFEQGPDPRFGQGPDPRFDQGQDNRFDQGTESRFDQGPDNRFDQGHEGRFDDRDRAPSGTAVFGAVAPMAPASPAAPPAFPPGVPSFVDPPASDRPVNGVRPHDSADRPADPFGTPNAGGAAPGYGPAPTAAPTSGGAFPSAFPPPPQQPGPWDQGGPEQEQNRFDSFKPIAEPKTEPAPTPKIRNGRVLAAVLVAAVLILAVPLGLLMLLGKVGGDDPAPAFDPAVGSCVKKSGETAAAAECGEAGAFTVVSKVDAKDKCADPTQPHVVLKGGGTNRVLCLKPAGQ